In Hyalangium gracile, the following are encoded in one genomic region:
- a CDS encoding AAA family ATPase, which yields MGAIRIELLGGARIRAEQGETRSLEKKTAALLAYLALEGETSRPILAGLFWPDSREMTARNNLSQVVRRLRELTGEAGIEGRDTLRLSDTLLVDLRSLLRGEPAWMKSKVGPLLAGLSYDGCEALEDWLATARSRVLVLQQRALGARVLREEREGQLSTALELAQQLLQLEPTSEEAFRHLMRLHHRLGDRSTALQVWRQCEEVLRRELGLSPSEETRQLARELEKALPPPLSHPPSRRALPLSVVHPPILAGREREWARMERAWEVRQPMFVMGPPGVGKSRLMAEFARSRGRWLLLTARPGDFDVPYATHARSARTLLRQKPGLVLEGWVRRELSRLLPELGEEPLPLPPPPEEKTRFFAAVIHLLRQTVSDMDVIAYDDAQYSDPGSSELSFYIMAELREEVVARRFPLFVGSERIDETLWKGERMRQVADAGQAEWIQLDPLGPEAVQRLLRGMNVPALEDISEDITRYTGGNPLFIVETAKHLIESGGLDGGVPAVLSAPGRVKALIQKRLARLSPEALRLAQVLAVAQADVSVEQAAAAMETPPERLMAVWQELEEAALVRGGWFSHDLVGESVLAELPSAIRELLASRLARCRGVLN from the coding sequence TTGGGCGCAATACGCATCGAACTCCTGGGTGGAGCGCGCATCCGCGCGGAGCAAGGTGAGACGCGGTCGCTGGAGAAGAAGACGGCGGCCCTGCTGGCCTATCTGGCGCTCGAAGGTGAGACGTCGCGCCCCATCCTCGCCGGCCTGTTCTGGCCTGACTCTCGAGAGATGACCGCGCGCAACAACCTGTCCCAGGTGGTGCGGCGTCTGCGCGAGCTGACGGGAGAGGCGGGCATCGAGGGCCGCGACACCTTGCGGCTGTCCGACACCCTGCTCGTGGACCTGCGCTCGCTCCTGCGCGGAGAGCCGGCGTGGATGAAGAGCAAGGTCGGCCCGCTGCTCGCGGGGCTGAGCTACGACGGCTGCGAGGCGCTGGAGGACTGGCTGGCCACGGCTCGCTCGCGCGTGCTGGTCCTGCAGCAGCGCGCGCTGGGAGCGCGGGTGCTGAGGGAGGAGCGCGAAGGCCAGCTGTCCACGGCGCTGGAGCTGGCCCAGCAGCTGCTCCAGCTGGAGCCCACCTCCGAGGAGGCGTTCCGGCACCTCATGCGCCTGCACCACCGGCTGGGAGACCGGAGCACCGCGCTGCAGGTCTGGCGGCAGTGCGAGGAGGTGCTGCGGCGCGAGCTGGGGCTCAGCCCCTCGGAGGAGACGCGCCAGCTCGCCCGGGAACTCGAGAAGGCGCTCCCCCCGCCGCTCAGCCATCCCCCGTCACGACGGGCCCTGCCACTCTCGGTGGTGCACCCCCCCATCCTGGCGGGCCGCGAGCGGGAGTGGGCGCGGATGGAGCGGGCCTGGGAGGTGCGCCAGCCCATGTTCGTGATGGGACCGCCGGGCGTGGGCAAGTCCCGGCTGATGGCGGAGTTCGCCCGCTCCCGAGGCCGCTGGTTGCTGCTGACGGCCCGTCCGGGAGACTTCGACGTTCCCTACGCCACCCACGCCCGGAGCGCGCGCACGCTGCTGCGGCAGAAGCCGGGGCTGGTGCTGGAGGGCTGGGTGCGGCGCGAGCTGTCGCGGCTGCTGCCGGAGCTGGGAGAGGAGCCGCTGCCCCTGCCGCCCCCTCCGGAAGAGAAGACGCGCTTCTTCGCGGCCGTCATCCACCTGCTGCGCCAGACGGTGAGCGACATGGACGTCATCGCCTATGACGACGCCCAGTACAGCGACCCGGGGAGCAGCGAGCTCAGCTTCTACATCATGGCGGAGCTCCGGGAGGAGGTCGTCGCCCGGCGCTTCCCCCTGTTCGTCGGCAGCGAGCGCATCGACGAGACCCTCTGGAAGGGCGAGCGCATGCGGCAGGTCGCCGATGCCGGGCAGGCGGAGTGGATCCAGCTCGATCCGCTCGGTCCCGAGGCGGTGCAGCGGCTGCTGCGCGGCATGAACGTCCCCGCGCTGGAGGACATCTCCGAAGACATCACCCGCTACACCGGCGGCAACCCGCTGTTCATCGTGGAGACGGCCAAGCACCTCATCGAGTCCGGAGGCCTCGACGGAGGCGTGCCCGCGGTGCTCTCGGCCCCGGGAAGGGTCAAGGCCCTCATCCAGAAGCGCCTGGCGCGGCTGTCTCCCGAGGCGCTCCGGCTGGCGCAGGTGCTCGCCGTCGCCCAGGCCGACGTCAGTGTGGAGCAGGCCGCCGCGGCGATGGAGACGCCGCCGGAGCGGCTGATGGCCGTCTGGCAGGAGCTGGAAGAGGCCGCGCTCGTGCGAGGGGGCTGGTTCAGCCACGATCTCGTGGGCGAGAGCGTCCTGGCCGAGCTTCCCTCGGCGATCCGTGAGCTGCTGGCATCCAGGCTCGCCCGGTGCCGGGGAGTCCTGAATTAG
- a CDS encoding glycoside hydrolase family 55 protein: MLSLSFLGAFAAPAPAAAVTEVKFPDDAPVFNVQRYGAKGDGVTDDTQAFKNAINAALSASGRYGAQNIIYVPNGIYKITDTLKSAVTNTTTWHGFRSGLFLQGESQAGTILRLPSATPGYTTAATPKAVLLTGSEHGGFPADFPAGEGNEAFRHYIRNLTVEVGADNPGAVGIDFLVNNRGGIFNVTVKSLDANRVGHTGIKMDRQWPGPGLIKNVTVVGFERGISMDNHAQFGMTFEKITLQNQRGYGLYVGTNTAVIRGLTSTNSVPVLHLNSSRAHAVLLDGVFTGGASSVSAITSSGKLYARNVKSTGYGMVIQDNGANNRDVAGGSATVTVAEYKSFGEHKEFADSIPGAIHLQVRDTPEFNTTDLTQWINVKSKGSTEEDALGAIQRAIDENLPIVYLPQGSYYVSNTIVLRGSIRKLIGLGAYIGKTSDFPDGAPLFRFDGGGPDFTVLQNLRVNGDVQHNSIKTLVIANSDIEGTYTNTSKGTGNLYLEDVIGPSPLNITTPQRVWARQLNIEFHGDETTNHITNNKGQLWILGYKTEGEHGSLLVNNGGWVELLGGFFYPNSGQGTAPMIINNDGSLSLTYKKDDLTSNNYPIHVRDIRGTVTSDFTAAEAPSGNNCALYSSAKTKYSAAAAFISTVLSAEDEQPLSSSVQEQ, translated from the coding sequence ATGCTCTCGCTGAGTTTCCTGGGGGCGTTCGCGGCGCCCGCGCCCGCGGCCGCCGTCACGGAAGTGAAGTTCCCGGACGACGCGCCCGTGTTCAACGTGCAGCGCTACGGCGCCAAGGGCGATGGCGTGACGGATGACACCCAGGCCTTCAAGAACGCGATCAACGCCGCCCTGAGCGCCAGCGGCCGGTACGGTGCCCAGAACATCATCTACGTGCCCAACGGCATCTATAAGATCACCGATACCCTCAAGAGCGCCGTCACCAACACGACGACGTGGCACGGCTTCCGCTCGGGGCTCTTCCTGCAGGGCGAGAGCCAGGCGGGGACCATCCTGCGCCTTCCCAGCGCGACGCCGGGCTACACGACCGCCGCGACTCCGAAGGCGGTGCTCCTGACGGGCTCGGAGCACGGGGGCTTCCCCGCCGACTTCCCCGCGGGCGAAGGCAACGAGGCCTTCCGCCACTACATCCGCAACCTCACCGTCGAGGTGGGCGCCGACAACCCGGGTGCCGTGGGGATCGACTTCCTGGTGAACAACCGGGGCGGCATCTTCAACGTCACCGTGAAGTCGCTGGACGCCAACCGAGTCGGGCATACGGGCATCAAGATGGATCGCCAGTGGCCCGGCCCTGGCCTCATCAAGAACGTGACCGTGGTGGGCTTCGAGCGGGGCATCTCCATGGACAACCACGCCCAGTTCGGCATGACGTTCGAGAAGATCACGCTCCAGAACCAGCGCGGCTACGGGCTCTACGTGGGCACCAACACGGCGGTCATCCGGGGGCTGACGAGCACCAACTCCGTGCCCGTGCTGCACCTGAACTCCAGCCGGGCGCACGCGGTGCTGCTCGACGGCGTCTTCACGGGCGGGGCCTCGAGCGTCAGCGCGATCACCAGCTCGGGCAAGCTCTACGCCCGCAACGTGAAGAGCACCGGCTACGGCATGGTCATCCAGGACAACGGCGCCAACAACCGGGATGTCGCCGGTGGTAGCGCGACGGTGACGGTGGCCGAGTACAAGTCGTTCGGTGAGCACAAGGAGTTCGCGGACTCCATCCCGGGCGCCATCCACCTGCAGGTGAGGGACACGCCGGAGTTCAACACCACGGACCTCACCCAGTGGATCAACGTGAAGAGCAAGGGCTCCACGGAGGAGGACGCTCTGGGCGCCATCCAGAGGGCCATCGACGAGAACCTGCCCATCGTCTACCTGCCACAGGGCAGCTACTACGTGTCCAACACCATCGTGCTGCGAGGGTCGATCCGGAAGCTCATCGGCCTGGGCGCCTACATCGGCAAGACGAGCGACTTCCCTGACGGTGCGCCCCTGTTCCGCTTCGACGGCGGAGGGCCGGACTTCACGGTCCTCCAGAACCTGCGGGTGAACGGGGATGTGCAGCACAACAGCATCAAGACGCTCGTCATCGCCAACAGCGACATCGAGGGGACCTACACCAACACCTCCAAGGGAACGGGCAATCTCTATCTCGAGGACGTCATCGGCCCCTCGCCGCTCAACATCACGACGCCCCAGAGGGTCTGGGCCCGCCAGCTGAACATCGAGTTCCACGGGGATGAGACGACCAACCACATCACCAACAACAAGGGCCAGCTATGGATCCTCGGCTACAAGACGGAGGGCGAGCATGGCTCCCTGCTGGTGAACAACGGAGGCTGGGTCGAGCTGCTCGGCGGCTTCTTCTATCCGAACAGTGGACAGGGGACCGCGCCCATGATCATCAACAACGATGGCTCCCTGAGCCTCACCTACAAGAAGGATGATCTGACCAGCAACAACTATCCCATCCACGTCCGCGACATTCGCGGGACGGTGACCAGTGACTTCACGGCCGCGGAGGCTCCCAGCGGCAACAACTGCGCGCTCTACAGCAGCGCGAAGACGAAGTACTCCGCCGCCGCCGCGTTCATCAGCACCGTGCTCTCCGCCGAGGACGAGCAGCCGCTCTCGAGCAGCGTCCAGGAGCAGTAG
- a CDS encoding macro domain-containing protein, with amino-acid sequence MIHEVTGDILLSKAQAIAHGIAPGDPFDQGLALALRDRWPAMLKDFRHYSHSHHPQPGQAWVWGASTGQRIINLMTQDAAPGEKGRPGRARLESVNHALRELRRIAQEEKLTSIALPRLATGVGGLDWKDVLPLIHTHLGTAGIPVIVYSTYRANQQAVEPLSPQGFAQTMRPEAR; translated from the coding sequence GTGATTCACGAGGTTACGGGCGACATCCTGCTGTCCAAGGCTCAGGCCATCGCACACGGCATCGCGCCGGGAGACCCCTTCGACCAGGGGCTGGCGCTGGCGCTGAGGGATCGCTGGCCGGCCATGCTGAAGGACTTCCGGCACTACTCGCACTCGCACCATCCCCAGCCCGGGCAGGCCTGGGTGTGGGGGGCCAGCACGGGCCAGCGCATCATCAACCTCATGACGCAGGACGCGGCGCCGGGAGAGAAGGGCCGGCCGGGCCGGGCGCGCCTGGAGTCCGTCAACCACGCCCTGCGCGAGCTGCGGCGCATCGCCCAGGAGGAGAAGCTCACCAGCATCGCCTTGCCGCGCCTGGCCACCGGCGTCGGCGGCCTGGACTGGAAGGACGTCCTCCCCCTCATCCACACCCACCTGGGGACGGCCGGCATCCCGGTCATCGTCTACAGCACCTACCGGGCGAATCAGCAGGCCGTGGAGCCCCTCTCCCCTCAGGGCTTCGCGCAAACCATGCGCCCCGAGGCGCGCTGA
- the lnt gene encoding apolipoprotein N-acyltransferase, whose translation MLTALSARWSSLPEPWKPYVLAGVGGLLVGASAHLLWVFPANVLGLVAGFACYFRALARCPAPRVGLRAGAVFGVTLAASTLYWITDVLYVLTPTERIVGGGVVGGFLLLIALPYGLWGWASSRLSRSALAPWLPVLHAPGLVLTQALIHDAWLGFPWLHYGYWMALGPLGHWLAVLGAQGAGLLPLWVAAGLGLWSQTPRAVPIAGMAAALLGLGLLLPTRWTTPADVHAVTIATVTLPSAGPGDSVRDDLSLLSQYVAATREARADWVVWPESVIRDGGANLQPLAEVLGPQGGPVFAGALLPAPAAGRYNALVELRGGQPVYYKQKLVPFSEYVPSSLLRSLFAALELNTLKTNVSAWRPPQRAFEASGASVRPLLCYEVAFTELVTPDERPQVLLNAGNEHWFRRALLHRMTLAMGVARSREYGLPLVRAVTEGHSGTFDPDTAAWSETTTAAGPAMLHRARMTPRPATTPYSRWRRLWSPPP comes from the coding sequence TTGCTGACCGCGCTGAGCGCTCGCTGGAGCTCACTGCCCGAGCCGTGGAAGCCGTACGTGCTCGCTGGCGTGGGAGGCCTGCTGGTGGGGGCCTCCGCGCACCTGCTGTGGGTGTTCCCCGCCAACGTGCTCGGGCTCGTCGCCGGCTTCGCGTGCTACTTCCGCGCGCTGGCGAGGTGCCCCGCGCCGCGCGTGGGCCTTCGAGCAGGCGCGGTGTTCGGCGTGACGCTGGCGGCGAGCACCCTGTACTGGATCACCGACGTCCTCTATGTGCTGACTCCCACCGAGCGCATCGTCGGCGGCGGCGTGGTGGGCGGCTTCCTGCTGCTGATCGCGCTGCCGTACGGGCTGTGGGGGTGGGCCTCGAGCAGGCTGTCCCGAAGTGCCCTGGCACCCTGGCTGCCCGTGCTCCACGCGCCAGGGCTGGTGCTCACCCAGGCGCTCATCCACGACGCGTGGCTCGGCTTCCCCTGGCTGCACTACGGCTACTGGATGGCGCTCGGGCCGCTCGGACACTGGCTGGCGGTCCTCGGCGCCCAGGGGGCGGGGCTGCTCCCGCTGTGGGTGGCGGCGGGCCTCGGGCTCTGGAGCCAGACACCGAGGGCGGTCCCCATCGCCGGGATGGCGGCGGCACTGCTCGGCCTCGGCCTCTTGCTGCCCACGCGATGGACGACTCCCGCCGACGTCCACGCCGTCACGATCGCCACCGTCACCCTTCCCTCCGCTGGGCCAGGAGACAGCGTGCGGGATGATCTCTCGCTGCTCTCCCAGTACGTGGCGGCCACTCGCGAGGCTCGAGCGGACTGGGTCGTCTGGCCTGAGTCCGTCATCCGCGACGGTGGGGCGAACCTCCAGCCTCTCGCCGAGGTGCTCGGGCCCCAGGGCGGCCCTGTCTTCGCGGGAGCGTTGCTGCCGGCGCCAGCGGCGGGTCGCTACAACGCCCTCGTCGAGCTGCGCGGCGGCCAGCCCGTCTACTACAAGCAGAAGCTCGTCCCGTTCTCCGAGTACGTTCCCAGCTCGCTGCTGCGCTCCCTGTTCGCCGCGCTCGAGCTCAACACGCTGAAGACGAACGTGAGCGCGTGGCGGCCCCCCCAGCGCGCCTTCGAGGCGAGCGGCGCCTCCGTACGCCCGCTGCTCTGCTACGAGGTCGCCTTCACCGAGCTGGTAACCCCGGACGAGCGCCCTCAGGTGCTGCTCAACGCCGGCAACGAGCACTGGTTCCGCCGGGCGCTCCTCCACCGGATGACGCTGGCCATGGGGGTGGCGCGATCGCGGGAGTATGGCCTGCCGCTGGTGCGTGCGGTGACGGAGGGCCACAGCGGCACGTTCGATCCGGACACGGCCGCCTGGAGCGAGACGACGACGGCGGCGGGCCCGGCCATGCTGCACCGCGCCCGGATGACGCCTCGGCCCGCAACCACGCCGTACAGCCGCTGGCGCCGCCTGTGGTCCCCACCTCCCTGA
- a CDS encoding exonuclease/endonuclease/phosphatase family protein: MKLRRLVPRCSPLPTVLVLALASAARADSPPAFDANYASHPKAWYDAVSESDYFNPSLTRSWQVNETCDDTGAFSVATYNIFHNVPFVVDFGDEMEQSLGKVSKCADVLMFQEAWDYDDLIQDGPKADLAARGYSMLTPSGYYCDDSLEGAIENDCSGLVLFHKSGTTLVRELPFQAFTDVNGVDVHKEKGVWGAIFAKAGRYYYVFTTHFTYGSNSHMDGDSASDTSRISNMKQSLAYIRAQVSANRASYPPASVLFGGDFNADFTSALASTKGHQLLVQAVADGSFSEPHAYRQAGAVMGTYETATFQSNWVGASVDSGPNGMATGLKADFDTVLLGKPAAFGTCQATVLGYSGWAPAWKTLDGAQRLWPYYTHSDHYGRWIKVKPGC; the protein is encoded by the coding sequence ATGAAGCTCCGCCGGCTCGTACCGCGCTGTTCCCCTCTTCCAACCGTGCTGGTGCTGGCCCTGGCCAGTGCCGCCCGGGCGGACTCGCCCCCCGCGTTCGATGCCAACTACGCGAGCCACCCCAAGGCCTGGTACGACGCCGTGAGCGAGTCGGACTACTTCAACCCGTCGCTCACGCGCTCCTGGCAGGTCAACGAGACGTGCGACGACACGGGCGCGTTCTCGGTGGCCACCTACAACATCTTCCACAACGTCCCCTTCGTGGTCGACTTCGGGGACGAGATGGAGCAGAGCCTCGGCAAGGTGAGCAAGTGCGCCGACGTGCTGATGTTCCAGGAGGCCTGGGACTATGACGATCTCATCCAGGACGGGCCCAAGGCGGACCTGGCGGCGCGCGGCTACAGCATGCTCACGCCGAGCGGCTACTACTGCGACGACTCGCTGGAGGGCGCCATCGAGAACGACTGCAGCGGGCTGGTGCTCTTCCACAAGAGCGGGACGACGCTGGTGAGGGAGCTGCCCTTCCAGGCCTTCACGGACGTGAACGGCGTGGACGTGCACAAGGAGAAGGGCGTCTGGGGCGCCATCTTCGCCAAGGCAGGGCGCTACTACTACGTGTTCACCACGCACTTCACCTACGGCAGCAACAGCCACATGGATGGGGACTCGGCGTCGGACACCTCGCGCATCTCCAACATGAAGCAGTCGCTGGCCTACATCCGCGCGCAGGTGAGCGCGAACCGGGCCAGCTACCCGCCCGCCTCGGTGCTCTTCGGCGGAGACTTCAACGCGGACTTCACCAGCGCCCTGGCGAGCACCAAGGGCCACCAGCTCCTGGTGCAGGCGGTGGCGGACGGCTCCTTCTCGGAGCCCCATGCCTACCGGCAGGCGGGGGCCGTGATGGGCACCTATGAGACGGCGACCTTCCAGTCCAACTGGGTGGGCGCCTCGGTGGACAGCGGCCCCAATGGCATGGCCACGGGCCTGAAGGCGGACTTCGACACGGTGCTGCTGGGCAAGCCCGCCGCGTTCGGCACCTGCCAGGCGACGGTGCTCGGGTACAGCGGGTGGGCGCCCGCGTGGAAGACGCTGGATGGCGCCCAGCGGCTCTGGCCCTACTACACGCACTCGGACCACTACGGCCGCTGGATCAAGGTGAAGCCCGGTTGCTGA
- the pnuC gene encoding nicotinamide riboside transporter PnuC has translation MTVAATALALFMQSRGKASWLEVGAFITGALCVWLTVKESVWSFPISMINVAVFLFVFINARLYADAGLQVVYFVLSAIGWWMWLFGGANRTELRISRVRAPEALLVASLGLLFTVGMTLYLRRIPGTVPLADAGTTALSLAAQWLLNRKRLETWWCWIVVDVLYIPLYAYKELYLTAILYVVFLGMATMGWLEWRARFAMGPVGAVQAPPLPGARA, from the coding sequence TTGACGGTAGCCGCCACCGCACTGGCGCTCTTCATGCAGTCGCGGGGCAAGGCGTCGTGGCTCGAGGTTGGCGCCTTCATCACCGGAGCGCTGTGCGTCTGGCTGACGGTCAAGGAGAGCGTCTGGAGCTTCCCCATCAGCATGATCAACGTGGCGGTGTTCCTGTTCGTCTTCATCAACGCCCGGCTCTACGCGGACGCGGGGCTGCAGGTGGTGTACTTCGTCCTGAGCGCGATCGGCTGGTGGATGTGGCTCTTCGGCGGAGCGAACCGAACGGAGCTGCGGATCTCTCGCGTCCGAGCTCCCGAAGCGCTGCTCGTGGCGAGCCTGGGCCTGCTGTTCACGGTCGGCATGACGCTGTACCTGCGGCGCATCCCGGGCACGGTGCCGCTCGCTGACGCCGGGACGACGGCCCTCTCCCTGGCGGCGCAGTGGCTGCTCAACCGCAAGCGCCTGGAGACCTGGTGGTGCTGGATCGTCGTCGACGTGCTCTACATCCCGCTGTACGCGTACAAGGAGCTGTACCTCACGGCGATCCTCTACGTCGTGTTCCTCGGGATGGCGACGATGGGCTGGCTGGAGTGGCGGGCGCGGTTCGCGATGGGGCCTGTGGGAGCGGTGCAGGCGCCGCCTCTGCCAGGAGCACGGGCATGA
- a CDS encoding AAA family ATPase, whose protein sequence is MTLGFVVGKFYPPHRGHKHLIDTARRQVDRLVVLLPHHVTQKIPGEVRKRWLEEIHPDCEIHLVPDELENDSEQWAKFTREYLGRSPDVVFTSEDYGPGFAEHLGCRHVMVDRLRQTVPVSGTLVRREPLSHLDFLEPCVRAWFVRRVVLSGAESTGKTTLAALLAREFETAWVPEYGREYWEAKVAGLSMDGPLPGWSSEEFVTIASRQQQREELAARSANKVLICDTNAFATGLWHERYLGHRDERVDAIGRADSVALYLLCEPDFPFVQDGWRDGERIRDWMHGRFVEELAKTGVETVRLRGPLEARVREAKRAIEAVLRKPFDL, encoded by the coding sequence ATGACCCTGGGCTTCGTCGTCGGCAAGTTCTATCCGCCGCACCGAGGGCACAAGCACCTCATCGACACCGCTCGGAGGCAGGTGGATCGGCTGGTCGTGCTGCTGCCGCACCATGTGACGCAGAAGATCCCGGGCGAGGTGCGCAAGCGATGGCTCGAGGAGATCCACCCGGACTGCGAGATCCACCTCGTGCCGGATGAGCTGGAGAACGACTCCGAGCAGTGGGCGAAGTTCACGCGCGAGTACCTCGGGCGGTCCCCGGACGTGGTGTTCACCAGCGAGGACTACGGCCCCGGGTTCGCCGAGCACCTGGGGTGCCGGCACGTGATGGTGGATCGCCTCCGGCAGACGGTTCCCGTGTCGGGCACCCTGGTCCGGCGGGAGCCGCTGAGCCACCTGGACTTCCTCGAGCCGTGCGTGAGGGCCTGGTTCGTGCGGCGGGTGGTGCTGAGCGGGGCCGAGTCGACCGGCAAGACGACGCTCGCGGCGTTGCTCGCGCGGGAGTTCGAGACCGCCTGGGTGCCGGAGTACGGCCGCGAGTACTGGGAGGCGAAGGTGGCGGGGCTCTCGATGGACGGCCCGCTGCCGGGATGGAGCAGCGAGGAGTTCGTGACGATCGCCTCGCGGCAGCAGCAGCGGGAGGAGCTCGCGGCGCGGAGCGCGAACAAGGTGCTCATCTGCGACACCAACGCGTTCGCGACGGGCCTGTGGCACGAGCGGTACCTGGGACATCGAGACGAGCGCGTGGACGCCATCGGCCGCGCGGACTCGGTCGCGCTGTACCTGCTGTGCGAGCCGGACTTTCCCTTCGTGCAGGATGGCTGGCGCGACGGGGAGCGCATCCGGGACTGGATGCACGGGCGCTTCGTGGAGGAGCTGGCGAAGACGGGGGTGGAGACGGTCCGCCTGAGAGGGCCGCTCGAGGCGCGCGTGCGAGAGGCGAAGCGGGCAATCGAGGCGGTTCTTCGCAAGCCCTTCGATCTATGA
- a CDS encoding serine/threonine protein kinase, protein MGKYQLVRRLATGGMAEVFLAKAAGPMGFEKELVVKRILPHLAEDPQFVEMFLSEAKLAARLNHGNVVQIFDFGEQEDSYFIAMEYVEGLDLRTLSKRALQRGTPISYPLITRIVSLACEGLAYAHELVEPQSGQSIGFIHRDISTDNILVSKTGGVKVVDFGIAKAANVGQQTRTGVLKGKLAYMPPEYLLGTPIDLRADIYALGVVLYELIAGRKPFVAESEAVLAQLIVQEPPPDIRTLRSGVPAPLVHVLGRALHKDREARYSSCRQMQVDLERFLFQCSEPVGALQIAELVKALFAVEASPKRRPSKDISGVALSTGRPVSHGLTRPQRAGPPIAALLPLRAEPEALPAPETEGPTEPLERSRITPASREDAEVEEVLRLVSRSRWHWPVALAVGLLVILAGVSFASFSTPERSSEDSASVAAREPLPEPPVAPAVEPSLPEPRALPVAPPAEPSDGAEGRSETPVTQPAPPADVSTSGTAKLVLLRVDASLPAQVWIDGTRKGPTPWEGSLKPGFHRIEIDGEEEGKQFNQVKSVRLVAGRYPTIFFPIQRAKVLVRGKPNDMKVLLLDGQPLEGSGEVDVYEGWHLLKLQHTPTGKIYFTECEAKAEERLCKFDVKLKR, encoded by the coding sequence ATGGGCAAGTACCAGCTCGTGCGCAGGCTGGCGACCGGTGGGATGGCCGAGGTGTTCCTGGCCAAGGCCGCTGGACCCATGGGCTTCGAGAAGGAGCTGGTGGTCAAGCGCATCCTGCCCCACCTGGCCGAGGACCCTCAGTTCGTGGAGATGTTCCTGTCCGAGGCCAAGCTGGCGGCGCGCCTCAACCACGGCAACGTCGTCCAGATCTTCGACTTCGGAGAGCAGGAGGACTCGTACTTCATCGCCATGGAGTACGTGGAAGGGCTCGACCTGAGGACGCTCTCGAAGAGGGCGCTCCAGCGCGGCACTCCCATCTCCTATCCGCTCATCACCCGCATCGTCTCCCTGGCCTGCGAGGGGCTGGCCTACGCCCACGAATTGGTGGAGCCCCAGAGCGGACAGTCCATCGGCTTCATCCACCGCGACATCAGCACCGACAACATCCTCGTGTCGAAGACGGGGGGCGTGAAGGTGGTCGACTTTGGCATCGCCAAGGCGGCCAACGTGGGGCAGCAGACCCGCACCGGCGTGCTCAAGGGGAAGCTGGCGTACATGCCTCCGGAGTATCTGCTGGGGACGCCGATCGACCTGCGGGCGGACATCTATGCCCTCGGGGTGGTGCTCTATGAGCTGATCGCGGGCCGCAAGCCCTTCGTGGCCGAGTCAGAGGCCGTGCTCGCGCAGCTCATCGTCCAGGAGCCTCCGCCGGACATCCGGACGTTGCGCTCGGGCGTGCCTGCGCCCCTGGTGCATGTCCTGGGACGGGCGCTCCACAAGGATCGAGAGGCGCGCTACAGCAGCTGCCGCCAGATGCAGGTGGATCTCGAGCGCTTCCTCTTTCAGTGCAGCGAGCCCGTCGGAGCGCTCCAGATTGCCGAGCTGGTCAAGGCCCTGTTCGCGGTGGAGGCCTCACCCAAGCGCCGTCCGTCGAAGGATATCTCCGGGGTGGCGTTGAGCACGGGACGGCCGGTCTCCCATGGGCTCACCCGGCCTCAGAGGGCTGGTCCTCCCATCGCGGCGCTGCTTCCTTTAAGGGCCGAGCCGGAGGCGCTTCCCGCTCCGGAGACGGAAGGCCCGACGGAGCCGCTGGAGCGCTCTCGCATCACCCCCGCGTCTCGCGAGGACGCGGAGGTCGAGGAGGTGCTGCGGCTCGTCTCCCGGTCGCGCTGGCATTGGCCCGTGGCGCTGGCCGTGGGCCTGCTCGTGATCCTGGCAGGTGTGTCGTTCGCTTCTTTCTCGACGCCGGAGCGCTCCAGCGAGGACTCCGCTTCCGTGGCGGCGCGGGAGCCTCTTCCAGAGCCACCGGTCGCCCCGGCTGTTGAGCCCTCGCTGCCTGAGCCTCGAGCCCTTCCTGTGGCGCCGCCAGCCGAGCCTTCTGATGGCGCCGAAGGACGCTCGGAGACGCCGGTGACACAGCCGGCGCCCCCGGCCGATGTGTCCACCTCCGGGACTGCGAAGCTGGTTCTGCTGAGAGTGGATGCCAGTCTTCCCGCTCAGGTCTGGATCGACGGTACCCGGAAGGGCCCTACGCCCTGGGAAGGGAGCCTGAAGCCGGGGTTCCACAGGATTGAGATTGATGGAGAGGAAGAGGGGAAGCAGTTCAATCAGGTGAAGAGCGTACGCCTCGTGGCTGGTAGGTATCCCACGATCTTCTTCCCCATCCAGCGTGCGAAGGTCCTGGTTCGAGGCAAACCCAATGACATGAAGGTCCTGCTGCTGGATGGGCAACCGCTCGAGGGGAGCGGGGAGGTGGACGTCTATGAGGGGTGGCACCTCCTCAAGCTCCAGCACACCCCCACGGGCAAGATCTACTTCACGGAATGCGAGGCCAAGGCAGAGGAGCGGCTGTGCAAGTTCGACGTGAAGCTGAAGCGATAG